In Paenibacillus segetis, the genomic window AGGCCTTGCCCGCCCAAGTTCTCAATCTTTTCCCCAGTCTCTGGATCGAAGCTTACAATATGAGGAACCGTCCAGTCATCTCGTACAAAATGTTTAAGTACGGTATCTGCATGTGCAATCGCGATATGCTTGAAGCGTGGATCATGTTCTTCCTTCGAAGCCCAGAATAGCAATGGCAGGTTCATGAGGCAATCGATAATGGCCCAGCCTGTACTATTTGGATCGACGCGATCCGTCCACGCTCTGATAAATTGCCCCTTTAGATTGAATCTGCCTGCCAGATGGCTGGCCGCAATCAGACCGGATCTCCGTGCTTCTTCATTCCCTGTCCATTGATAGTTAACGACGGCAGTTGGCAAGTACATAAATCCAACATCATGATGAATATCATAAAAATCGCATAAAGGAACATTTAGTTCTTGTTCAATGTTAATTGCAAGCTTTTTCAAGGACTCCTCTTTCGTCTCGCGATAGGCTAGCCATAGCAAGCCTCCCCAGAATCCCGAGGTCCAGAAGGAGGCGTCTTCACAATTGTATCCGTCACTTAGACATACATGTGGGAAGCTTACCCCAATTTTTTTACTTAGTGTACTGATTTTTTTCAATGATTCCTTATAAGCATGATTCAGCCAGTCCGGATGTTGATTCATTTGGTATATCTCCTCTCATTCTAAGGTCGCATGATGTCACGATACCTGTATTCTAAAGGCAGCAGTATGAGAGGGATATCCTTACTATTTGTTGTTGTCGTGAATTTCAATATAACAGCAAGAAATCGTGATTCCAATAAAGATTAGAAGTTAATGCAGGTTCTTGACATATTCCCCCGGAGATACACCAATATATTGTTTGAAAATTCGAATGAATGAGTTGGTATTATTGCATCCGACAATAGCAGCCACCTCATGAACCTTATAATCCTTCTGATTTAGAAGTTCCTTGGCTCTTTTCACCTTTAATGTATTGACATATTGTTTGAAATTAATGTCCAATGAATTCTTTAATAGCTTGCTAACATAGCTCTCAGACAGGTTAAATTCATCCGCAATATCTGTTAACGATATATCTTTATCAAAGTTCTTATGGATATAAATAAAGATTTGGGAAGCGGTAGAGCTCTCTAAACTGAATTTCTCCTTGTTGCAATAATTAAAGACTAATTCGAACATCGTGAAGGTTTTTTCTGTGAACTTCGAGACAGGAACCTCCATGAACTCGTTTAAGATATCAGGATATTCTTTTACAAATTGATTCAAGGTTGTTCCATTCGTATTTAAGCATCGCTTGAAGGTAGTTAAGATCGAATGTTTCAAATTGGACAGATCCACAGGGCCAAGCGTCGTATGTTTGATATTCTGATCCAGAAGATTTCGGAGCAGGTCGTAAGCTTTGCCCAATTCATTCGAATTGACATAGTTAATAAGACAGGCTTCCGTCTCAATCGGATAATAACAAACCGCTTCTTCGAGATCTTGAATACACGAAGAGGTTAACACCTTGTTTGCCGTCGCATATTTATATTTGCCTATCCGGAGCAGCTCCTGCAGCGCGGAAGTCAGCTCAT contains:
- a CDS encoding glycoside hydrolase family 88 protein, whose translation is MNQHPDWLNHAYKESLKKISTLSKKIGVSFPHVCLSDGYNCEDASFWTSGFWGGLLWLAYRETKEESLKKLAINIEQELNVPLCDFYDIHHDVGFMYLPTAVVNYQWTGNEEARRSGLIAASHLAGRFNLKGQFIRAWTDRVDPNSTGWAIIDCLMNLPLLFWASKEEHDPRFKHIAIAHADTVLKHFVRDDWTVPHIVSFDPETGEKIENLGGQGLGPDSVWSRGQAWAIYGFAIAARETGKAEYLTASKNIANYFLSHLPEDQVPYWDFRTADKDKHVRDSSAAACTASGLLELSMLLEDPTEKSFYYDSALGILQGLYENYADFSDQQDAILTKGTVSYPVNKHVNVPIIYGDYYFIEALAKVHGQPGLF